The following proteins are encoded in a genomic region of Triticum dicoccoides isolate Atlit2015 ecotype Zavitan chromosome 1B, WEW_v2.0, whole genome shotgun sequence:
- the LOC119316480 gene encoding probable serine/threonine-protein kinase WNK2 isoform X2, producing the protein MPPTPPPETDAEPEFAEVDPTGRYGRYTEVLGKGAFKTVYKAFDQLEGLEVAWNQIKVGDILRNNDDLERLRSEVRLLKTLKHKNIIKFYNSWLDKKNNNINFITEVFTSGTLRQYRIKHKKVDIRALKKWSRQILSGLVYLHGHDPPIIHRDLKCDNIFVNGNQGEVKIGDLGLATILDNARSAHSIIGTPEFMAPELYDEEYNELVDIYAFGMCLLELVTFEYPYCECSNAAQIYKKVSDGEKPGSLAKIEDPEVKFFIEKCIAQASQRLSAEELLVDPFLLDVDDERIFYPVQSNTNASDAAGSSNPSANYRAASSVGSRGRTGSTGETHPSDIHSNRDRHAATSRRITVESQRKDLNTIFLKLRIADSTGHAQNIHFPFDIEADTSISVATEMVVQLDLTDQDVTAIAEMIDSEIQAHIPEWAFDESVDNQGDEGGHSETDNSESDNGETSELRNEVDATNNGFIQEQLPSGRKYWSDSPRRDIEISHPVEDQRIYDNMPNGTLKSNNVEGVCERMSSSVDLSNPPDVVNRNSGGASAGTSSRLSDGGYLTADLNEKLADLLANQKEELSAMRRKHKADLEVILNRVPAQHREETLTRCRLKADQKRL; encoded by the exons CTACAAGGCTTTTGATCAACTGGAAGGGCTAGAAGTTGCCTGGAACCAAATCAAAGTGGGTGATATATTACGGAACAATGATGATTTGGAGAGGCTGAGATCAGAAGTGCGGTTGCTTAAGACGCTCAAGCACAAGAACATAATCAAGTTCTACAATTCATGGCTCGACaagaaaaacaacaacataaacttCATCACAGAAGTCTTCACATCAGGAACATTGCGCCA GTACCGTATTAAGCACAAGAAGGTAGACATTAGAGCTTTGAAGAAATGGTCAAGGCAAATCTTGAGTGGTCTAGTGTACCTCCACGGCCATGATCCACCAATAATCCATAGAGATTTGAAATGTGATAACATATTTGTGAATGGAAACCAGGGGGAAGTAAAGATTGGAGACCTGGGATTAGCAACCATCCTAGACAATGCACGCTCAGCTCATAGCATCATTG GCACACCGGAATTCATGGCGCCAGAACTCTATGATGAAGAATACAATGAGCTTGTAGACATTTATGCATTTGGGATGTGTTTACTGGAGCTTGTTACATTTGAGTACCCATATTGTGAATGCTCCAATGCAGCACAGATATACAAGAAAGTTTCTGAT GGTGAAAAGCCTGGTTCACTGGCTAAGATTGAGGATCCTGAAGTTAAATTTTTTATAGAGAAATGCATAGCCCAAGCTTCCCAAAGGCTCTCAGCAGAAGAACTATTAGTGGATCCTTTTCTCCTAGATGTTGATGATGAAAGAATCTTCTATCCAGTACAGTCAAATACGAATGCATCAG ATGCTGCTGGCAGTTCGAACCCAAGTGCGAATTACAGAGCAGCATCGTCTGTTGGCTCCCGGGGACGAACAG GTAGCACGGGGGAAACACATCCAAGTGATATACACAGCAATAGGGATCGACATGCTGCGACTAGTCGAAGGATCACCGTTGAGAGTCAGCGGAAGGACCTAAATACAATATTTTTGAAACTGCGGATTGCCGATTCAACAG GTCATGCCCAAAACATCCATTTTCCGTTTGATATTGAAGCTGACACTTCAATTAGCGTTGCTACTGAGATGGTTGTACAGCTGGATCTCACAGACCAAGATGTTACTGCGATTGCAGAAATGATAGATTCTGAAATACAGGCACATATTCCTGAATGGGCGTTTGATGAATCGGTTGACAACCAAGGGGATGAAGGAGGTCATTCCGAGACTGATAATTCAGAATCCGACAACGGTGAGACTTCTGAGCTTCGTAACGAGGTTGATGCAACAAACAATGGTTTTATACAAGAGCAGCTTCCTTCTGGCCGGAAATACTGGTCAGACTCACCCAGAAGAGATATTGAAATCTCTCACCCGGTGGAGGACCAACGGATCTATGATAATATGCCAAACGGGACACTGAAAAGCAATAATGTAGAGGGTGTTTGTGAGCGAATGTCATCATCAGTGGACTTGTCGAACCCCCCGGATGTGGTCAACAGGAACTCGGGAGGAGCTTCCGCTGGCACCAGCTCTCGTCTTTCAGACGGCGGTTATCTCACAGCAGATCTCAACGAAAAGCTGGCAGATTTGTTAGCAAACCAGAAGGAGGAGCTCAGTGCGATGCGACGAAAGCACAAGGCTGAcctagaggtgatcctgaacagagTGCCCGCACAGCACCGCGAGGAAACCTTGACCAGGTGCCGCTTGAAGGCAGATCAGAAGAGGTTATGA
- the LOC119299780 gene encoding protein ACCELERATED CELL DEATH 6-like has protein sequence MSPPVAPALADGDVQQLEVLSSHRVTMPAPMNPLLLASACLGSSGALNFLFSREDAQKPPLIVPTQEFLDLLTPVSSSRKRLTVPQASGDVEIGVDLASGDGMTITLLLQGVTPDGDTALHVVASHGHGDSIEFQNCARIINERDQGLLLAVNRKGDTPLHSAARAGKSQMLSCLIQLAESCNRLHELLRKENVLKETALHDAVRIGRKDIVDSLMEADPDLANYPKEGTSPLYLAILLEKEFLPEALHLKSNGNLSYSGPNGQNALHAVTAQGSDIMRGHVLKWNNSLTTHGDIDGSTPLHFTSAFRHSNGFKQLLEANPAPVYQADNNGFFPIHVAASMGAKHTIITLLEKLPSSAGLRTAQGQTFLHVAVEKRRLNIVTFVCRTPSLAWTLNMQDNDGNTAVHLAVQASKLYIFGSLFANKEVHLSLENNKKQTALDISRSLLPKGMYFNWNTDSLIYKVLTYAGAKHSCLRWDKVEENYSRQLKPDEAAIEEGKVKDSSQMLGIGSVLIATVAFGATFAVPGGFVADDHPNRGTPTLAGRYTFDAFMMANALAFICSSTATIGLMYSGSPMVNLMSRQINLGTSVFFMSSSVTCLSAAFALGVYMVLAPVAHATAIAICVLSPLVVLYRNWEFLLKVGILARPICVRTGLSRGLTWLAWIIISRMFIELWPFILIFGWAAIAQKLRNHL, from the exons ATGAGTCCGCCGGTTGCTCCGGCGTTAGCCGACGGCGATGTCCAGCAGTTGGAGGTGCTGTCTTCTCACCGGGTTACGATGCCGGCGCCCATGAATCCCCTGCTGCTGGCATCCGCATGCTTGGGCTCCTCGGGTGCACTGAATTTCCTTTTCAGCAGGGAAGATGCACAAAAGCCCCCGCTGATTGTGCCTACTCAGGAATTTCTTGACTTGCTAACCCCTGTCAGCAGCAGCAGAAAAAGGCTGACGGTGCCACAAGCTTCTGGTGATGTAGAAATCGGAGTTGATCTAGCTTCTGGTGATGGTATGACAATAACTCTGCTTCTTCAGGGTGTCACCCCTGACGGGGACACCGCGCTACATGTGGTTGCCAGCCATGGCCATGGGGACAGCATAGAATTTCAGAACTGTGCTCGCATCATCAACGAGAGAGACCAAGGCCTCCTGCTTGCGGTGAACAGAAAGGGTGACACGCCCTTGCATTCTGCCGCCAGAGCTGGTAAATCTCAAATGCTTTCTTGTCTCATTCAACTAGCTGAAAGTTGCAACAGGTTGCACGAGCTCCTGAGGAAGGAGAATGTGCTTAAAGAGACGGCCTTGCATGATGCTGTCCGCATTGGAAGAAAGGATATTGTGGACAGTCTAATGGAGGCTGATCCTGATCTGGCTAATTATCCAAAAGAAGGCACTTCACCATTGTACCTAGCAATCTTACTGGAAAAGGAATTCCTTCCAGAGGCACTGCATCTGAAAAGCAATGGGAATCTCTCGTATTCCGGGCCAAATGGGCAAAATGCGCTACATGCTGTGACTGCTCAAGGCTCAG ATATAATGAGAGGACATGTGTTGAAATGGAACAATAGCCTTACCACTCATGGGGATATAGACGGGAGTACACCTCTTCACTTCACTTCAGCCTTCCGGCATTCTAATGGATTCAAGCAATTATTAGAAGCTAACCCAGCACCAGTGTATCAGGCAGACAACAACGGATTTTTCCCCATACATGTTGCTGCCTCTATGGGCGCAAAACATACCATAATCACTCTACTTGAGAAGTTACCTAGTAGTGCCGGATTGCGCACTGCTCAAGGACAGACATTCCTTCATGTCGCCGTTGAGAAAAGAAGACTGAACATAGTCACCTTTGTCTGCCGAACTCCATCTTTAGCTTGGACATTAAATATGCAAGACAATGATGGGAACACAGCAGTGCATTTAGCTGTGCAGGCTAGCAAGCTTTATATTTTTGGTTCCCTATTCGCGAATAAGGAAGTGCACTTAAGTCTAGAAAACAACAAAAAACAGACTGCCCTTGACATATCCAGAAGCTTGCTTCCTAAAGGAATGTATTTTAATTGG AACACTGACAGCCTGATATACAAGGTACTCACGTATGCTGGTGCAAAACATAGTTGTCTCCGCTGGGATAAGGTTGAAGAAAACTATAGCCGCCAATTGAAACCAGACGAAGCGGCCATAGAGGAAGGGAAGGTGAAAGATTCAAGCCAAATGCTAGGAATTGGTTCAGTCTTAATAGCAACTGTGGCGTTTGGTGCAACCTTTGCTGTTCCTGGAGGTTTCGTAGCAGACGATCATCCCAATAGAGGCACACCAACACTTGCTGGGAGGTATACCTTTGACGCATTCATGATGGCCAATGCATTAGCTTTTATTTGCTCCTCAACAGCTACCATTGGCCTCATGTATTCTGGATCTCCTATGGTTAacttaatgagccgtcaaatcaactTAGGCACCTCTGTGTTCTTCATGTCAAGTTCGGTCACATGTTTGTCTGCTGCTTTTGCACTGGGTGTGTATATGGTGCTAGCTCCGGTAGCACATGCTACTGCCATTGCTATCTGTGTGCTTAGCCCCCTTGTGGTGCTATATAGAAATTGGGAATTTTTACTAAAGGTGGGTATTCTTGCACGGCCGATATGCGTCCGGACGGGACTAAGTCGTGGATTAACATGGTTAGCATGGATAATCATTAGCCGAATGTTCATAGAACTCTGGCCCTTCATACTTATCTTCGGTTGGGCTGCAATTGCACAGAAGCTCCGAAACCACCTCTGA
- the LOC119316480 gene encoding probable serine/threonine-protein kinase WNK2 isoform X1 gives MPPTPPPETDAEPEFAEVDPTGRYGRYTEVLGKGAFKTVYKAFDQLEGLEVAWNQIKVGDILRNNDDLERLRSEVRLLKTLKHKNIIKFYNSWLDKKNNNINFITEVFTSGTLRQYRIKHKKVDIRALKKWSRQILSGLVYLHGHDPPIIHRDLKCDNIFVNGNQGEVKIGDLGLATILDNARSAHSIIGNRFSTPEFMAPELYDEEYNELVDIYAFGMCLLELVTFEYPYCECSNAAQIYKKVSDGEKPGSLAKIEDPEVKFFIEKCIAQASQRLSAEELLVDPFLLDVDDERIFYPVQSNTNASDAAGSSNPSANYRAASSVGSRGRTGSTGETHPSDIHSNRDRHAATSRRITVESQRKDLNTIFLKLRIADSTGHAQNIHFPFDIEADTSISVATEMVVQLDLTDQDVTAIAEMIDSEIQAHIPEWAFDESVDNQGDEGGHSETDNSESDNGETSELRNEVDATNNGFIQEQLPSGRKYWSDSPRRDIEISHPVEDQRIYDNMPNGTLKSNNVEGVCERMSSSVDLSNPPDVVNRNSGGASAGTSSRLSDGGYLTADLNEKLADLLANQKEELSAMRRKHKADLEVILNRVPAQHREETLTRCRLKADQKRL, from the exons CTACAAGGCTTTTGATCAACTGGAAGGGCTAGAAGTTGCCTGGAACCAAATCAAAGTGGGTGATATATTACGGAACAATGATGATTTGGAGAGGCTGAGATCAGAAGTGCGGTTGCTTAAGACGCTCAAGCACAAGAACATAATCAAGTTCTACAATTCATGGCTCGACaagaaaaacaacaacataaacttCATCACAGAAGTCTTCACATCAGGAACATTGCGCCA GTACCGTATTAAGCACAAGAAGGTAGACATTAGAGCTTTGAAGAAATGGTCAAGGCAAATCTTGAGTGGTCTAGTGTACCTCCACGGCCATGATCCACCAATAATCCATAGAGATTTGAAATGTGATAACATATTTGTGAATGGAAACCAGGGGGAAGTAAAGATTGGAGACCTGGGATTAGCAACCATCCTAGACAATGCACGCTCAGCTCATAGCATCATTGGTAACCGATTCA GCACACCGGAATTCATGGCGCCAGAACTCTATGATGAAGAATACAATGAGCTTGTAGACATTTATGCATTTGGGATGTGTTTACTGGAGCTTGTTACATTTGAGTACCCATATTGTGAATGCTCCAATGCAGCACAGATATACAAGAAAGTTTCTGAT GGTGAAAAGCCTGGTTCACTGGCTAAGATTGAGGATCCTGAAGTTAAATTTTTTATAGAGAAATGCATAGCCCAAGCTTCCCAAAGGCTCTCAGCAGAAGAACTATTAGTGGATCCTTTTCTCCTAGATGTTGATGATGAAAGAATCTTCTATCCAGTACAGTCAAATACGAATGCATCAG ATGCTGCTGGCAGTTCGAACCCAAGTGCGAATTACAGAGCAGCATCGTCTGTTGGCTCCCGGGGACGAACAG GTAGCACGGGGGAAACACATCCAAGTGATATACACAGCAATAGGGATCGACATGCTGCGACTAGTCGAAGGATCACCGTTGAGAGTCAGCGGAAGGACCTAAATACAATATTTTTGAAACTGCGGATTGCCGATTCAACAG GTCATGCCCAAAACATCCATTTTCCGTTTGATATTGAAGCTGACACTTCAATTAGCGTTGCTACTGAGATGGTTGTACAGCTGGATCTCACAGACCAAGATGTTACTGCGATTGCAGAAATGATAGATTCTGAAATACAGGCACATATTCCTGAATGGGCGTTTGATGAATCGGTTGACAACCAAGGGGATGAAGGAGGTCATTCCGAGACTGATAATTCAGAATCCGACAACGGTGAGACTTCTGAGCTTCGTAACGAGGTTGATGCAACAAACAATGGTTTTATACAAGAGCAGCTTCCTTCTGGCCGGAAATACTGGTCAGACTCACCCAGAAGAGATATTGAAATCTCTCACCCGGTGGAGGACCAACGGATCTATGATAATATGCCAAACGGGACACTGAAAAGCAATAATGTAGAGGGTGTTTGTGAGCGAATGTCATCATCAGTGGACTTGTCGAACCCCCCGGATGTGGTCAACAGGAACTCGGGAGGAGCTTCCGCTGGCACCAGCTCTCGTCTTTCAGACGGCGGTTATCTCACAGCAGATCTCAACGAAAAGCTGGCAGATTTGTTAGCAAACCAGAAGGAGGAGCTCAGTGCGATGCGACGAAAGCACAAGGCTGAcctagaggtgatcctgaacagagTGCCCGCACAGCACCGCGAGGAAACCTTGACCAGGTGCCGCTTGAAGGCAGATCAGAAGAGGTTATGA